A window of Podarcis muralis chromosome 10, rPodMur119.hap1.1, whole genome shotgun sequence genomic DNA:
TTAATTCTTACATGTGAAGATATGGAAGGGGGGGAAGGACTCTGCATGCCTGACAGCTGGTGAGCCCACACAGCCCCAGCCTCTCCCAAGACcttgtgtgggatgtgaaacacaagagtagttaagtacaacattcctagagtgaacatgtttacacatggggaggaatatttgtccagccagcaggtaaacttcctgtttccttctggggtgggacagacttcctctgcatgtgactagaggtgggcgtggcctcacctgtgcaggtaactacaaaagcacagggcagggcagccatctctcggTTTGACTaaatgcatcgaagaagcaacatctgcttagccaaagatgctctagGCTtcccaagagaggacaaagggactgtctccttatgagatacagtggtacctcaggttaagtacttaattcattccggaggtccgttcttaacctgaaactgttcttaacctgaagcaccactttagctaatggggctcttgctgccgcagcacaatttctgttctcatcctgaagcaagttcttaacccgaggtaatatttctgggttagcggagtctgtaacctgaagcgtatgtaataaagtaccactgtagtttccagatgtatgttacttttctaagctatgTCTGTCTTCTGGGACccgattgtaaaaaaaaatgtgagtaaactctttatATTCTTagagaagactgtgtcgtgtcttatcttttataagggaataaggggaaaCTACCAGGACGGTTATTATAGAGggtttagcgagcctgagcaaacacatccgctgtgcaagtttaaaaaggagaatgttactctgctaaattgtgaacttgtttacacaagttggaaaggctataatcagatAATATATCCTCCctttcatccctgaacattcccataccttgccccctctcccctcccacctgGCCAGTGGAAAAGCTACTGCTGGGAGATGAGGAGGAGCAAGGTCGCCCCCTCCTCACTGGCTGCTCCTGGGAATGGCAGGGCGGGGAGGCCAACGTGTGCAACCGTGCCAGGGGCTCCTATGACACTGCAAGAACTGTTAATAAATGAGAGAGATGCTTTGTACTGCAACTTGGAGCATGACTGGAACTGAGAGAAATGAGTTCTGAGCCAAGTTCACAAAACGACCCATTTTCAGATGAGGAAATCAGACAAGCTGAAAGGATCAGATTTACCTGAGGGAGAAATACTGTGGTAACAAACTGGTTTAAAGCAACAAAATCTCTCACCCTCATTTATTCCATTAATCTGAATGACTtgaggaggtgctgtgggatagCTTGGAAGGTTTTGAATTAGATGGGGCACTAGGTCTTggaaatgtggtaaattgttgtAGAGCAGGAATGCCATTTGAATTAAAATGGCTTCATCCGAGTTGCTTTTAATTGGGTTGCTTGCCCTGACACCAGAAATGCCACAgagaagtgctatttttctagaagaggaggtgctggagctcaaCATGGATGCCTCCATTATTCTCTGAGTTCTGGTGAATTCCGGCTGAAAAAACTCGAGCTTGATCAGCTGCAGCATATCCTCATGGACCGAGGAAAGAGATGGAGAGTCGGTAGCTGGGATGCTCAGGAATGTGGCACAGTCTTTCCCTAGCTTCTTGAGCCATGAGGAatatggaggttgcagagcttgctTGCTCCGAATGTGCTCCTTGAATTGGAAGAGCGCTTTGCGGAAGTGATAGCTCGAAGCAACAGCGCTGGCCTGTCTCGCTGGGTAGCTTTCACCCGGTAGGTTGATACACTCCCCGGTGATCCCAATTCCAAATTTCTTCAGTATCTTGTTTCCTGGATATTGTGCAATGGCGCAGGCGGTGGGATTTTGATAAGTCCAGTACCAAGCTTGTCCACCGATGAGGAGACCACCTCCCTCAGAGACGAATTTGTGGattctttccttctctttgtcACTGTAGGCGTTGCAGCAGTAGACGCTCAAGCCCGGCTTAAGATCGGTTAGCTCACAAGGGATCCCACCCTGATTTAACATGGAGTAAAGTTCCTTCAATTGGTCTCCGACGCCaactttccctccctttccagCAGTAACCCAGTTGATGGCGTTGAGGAGGAAAGTTTTCATGGATGCTCTGTTGAGCATTCCTTCATGGGAGAAGACCACAACACGTCCCCTGCCGTAGTATGCGGCTCCAGCAAAGCACTGGAAAGAATCAGTTATGCCCACTGGAAATGCCAGATTCCCGTGGATAAGCAGTTCAGAAGGGATCATGACCTTAAAACAGAAGGTTGTCACGCCATTCAGAAGAGTCTTTAAGTCACCCTCAATGTCTAATCCATgcctatttaaaaaaagaatagatAATCCTTTAAGCGAGGTTATAACTTCCTGTGGGATCATTTGAATCATTATTGCCTAACTCGGTcccttcctaatgttttggatTCTATCAAGGCCTCTTAGTTTAGCCAATGATCTTGGGGGTCCCAACACTTGGAGGCTCATTGTATTGAAACCAAAGCCATTGCTTTGGCAATTCCATGTGCggctaataataatacagtggtgcctcgcaagacgaaaagaatccgttccgcgattgtCTtcatctagtggttttttcgttttgcgaagcaaccccattagcatctaagcggattagcgctagtagcgatttagcggcttagtggctattaaaggcttagcggctaagctgttaaaaggctattaacggcttagcgcctttgaaaagggggggaagcgggggggaaatggcgagactcgcaagacgttttcgtcttgcgaagcgcctctgcaacggaaaaccctttcgtcttgcgggttttccgtcttgcgaggcattcgtcttgcggggcaccacagtattttattatttataccctgtccatctggctcggttgccccaaccactctgggcggcttccaacacatataaaaacataataaaacatcaaaccttgaTAGCCACAATCTGATTCAATATAAAAAAAGTCACTCTAATAGTAAAACAGCAAAATTAAGCATCTGTTCAGTGGGCTTTTGTTTTACTACCCTTCTTGTCTGCTAAGTTTTCTGAAGCTTTTTTTCCTGTAATgatgtaggggaacagttaggatcACCCCAAAAACACTAAAACTCTtcgtgattcccccccccccccagccatgcctcgcctcaagcattaaaaactgcaTTTCCTCTAAGGCAAAAGCATTATTAGCTAAGCATATTCCGCTTGCGGACATAAAAAAGATTGCAACAAAGGTAGAGAACAGTCCATTGtttctcaggcctttctcaggcttttggccttgctaaaaaaacccacattgcaacttgctttctgtctgggaaccatgccaaagcacaagaatgaaacaacacACTGAAACCCTTCCACCCCCTTTCTGGGAAAAGTCCAAAAAtggtcccaagacagctttctgttcatgctcagaggaactcatggggcaggactctggaaggaggaggagaaagggggagggaactggaaaggggtatatatgcttgtgcacatgactgtgaactcgtgcatgctttttgtgagttatcacacttgctccttctaccagttcatggatggtagaaataaaaactttttctctgaaactattccttgagtgtctgttgactcccccttccctttcccgggcgcaatatttttcccacctgagggcaaagcctcataaggctacaatgAAGCTGGAAATCCTTAGTAAAAAGTTCTCTTTGCTAATGAACTTTTGGCTCTGCCTGATACATTGGAACCAGACGTGCCAGCTCCCAATAGGCTCCTGCAACTCTGCGGTCTAACAGGACAATGGAGCGCCTTGGAATTTATGGCCAAATCATGACAAATGCAGTGTTAAGATTAAACACTTCATACTAAGTTtaaataggacgcgggtggcgctgtgggtaaaagcctcagcgcctagggcttgccgatcgaaaggtcgggggttcgaatccccgcggcggggtgcgctcccgttgttcggtcccagcacctgccaacctagcagttcgaaagcacccccgggtgcaagtagataaatagggaccgcttactagcgggaaggtaaacggcgtttctgtgtgcggctctgactcggcagagcagcgatgtcacgctggccacgtgacccggaagtgtctccggacagcgctggctcctggcctatagagtgagatgggcacacaaccccagagtctggcaagactggcccatacgggcaggggtacctttacctttacctttactaagtttAAATACTCAATGTCTTGGGGGTGGTATTCTGTTCCTGGATCATGACAGCCTGACCACACTGGTCCGTGCATTGGAAACGTCAAGGCTTGATTACTGTAACACactttacatggggctgcccttgtatCTGGTTCAGAAGCTATAGCTAGTGCAGAATTTAGCACCCAGATTGCTCTCAAAATCAGACTACTGGCAACATGTCACCTGGCTATTGCGAGAGCTGCCCTGGGTGGTGATTTGCTACCAGGCTGGGTTCAATTTTCTTGTAATTCACCAAAGCTCTAAACAACTAGGGCCCAATGTGCCATCTGAGACACTACACTCTGCCTTGATCGCTCAGATCTTCCAGTGCTTTACTTCTGGCGATCCCACACACCTCTGAGGTCCACGCGACATTAAAGGGTCTGAGCCTTTAAAgtggcaggccctgccctgtggaactccctgccagtagaCGTTTAGGAAGCATCCTCCTCCTTTCAGACATCTTCGGAAAACTATCCTGTTTAGACAGGCTTCACAATACGAATTTCACGTTTTAACCAAGCACTATCAACTGATGTCTTACTGGTGTTTTCAGTTACGttttacagatacagtggtgcctcgcaagacgaaaagaagaagaagaagaagagtttggatttgatatcccgcctttcactccctttaaggagtctcaaagcggctaacattctcctttcccttcctcccccacaacaaacactctgtgaggtgaggggggctgagagacctcagagaagtgtgtctggcccaaggtcacccagaggagcggagacgcgaacccggttccccagattaggagtctaccgctcttaaccactacaccacactggctctcttcgtcttgcgattctcttcgtcttgcggtttttttcgtcttgcgaagcaagcccattagcggattagcgctattagcggcttagcgggcttagcggatcagctgataagaggcttagtggcttagcggatcagctgttaagcggcttagcgatcagctgttaagcggcttagcggatcagctgataagcggcttagcggcttgggaaaaaggggggggaggaaaaaacccctgcaggaactcgcaatacattttcgtcttgcgaagcaagcccataggaaattcgttttgcgaagcacctccaaaacggaaaaccctttcgtctagcgggttttccgtcttgcgaggcattcgtcttgcggggcaccactgtatttatagatGTTATTTTCTTACAGTTGTCTGCTTCACACCGCCTTGATTACATCCTATGAAAGTAAACTGACGGGAAAgagcagaaaccaggaagatcaagtattcctaaaagactggagtaaatttttaatgtatatttaaaagacctctgtaaacagttaaaataatgGGCAGGGATATAaagacacttgtaatgtggaattaacTACAGTAACTATAGATATATAATGGATGGAGAAGGGTAAAAGATGCAGAATACATTATTTTAAATATGGAACCGATGTAGGGAGGGAAAGAGGTCCGAAGGTTTgaataaaccttttattttaataataataataataaaaatccttccagtagtgCCTTAGagaaccaactaagtttgttttggtATGATCTTTCGTGCTACTGgaagcaatttattattattattattttgttttgactacggcagaccaacacggtcttttgttttaatgtttaaaatggttaaagttaaaatgtGTAAAATTATATAAAACCAAGGGGGGAAAGTATGCATTAGACATATGTAAATAAAACAGACAATAAATAGTGTACTTACTGGGTGATCAAGGGAACCTTTGGCATTTTCTCTTGCACCGGGAAGATCCCATTCTCTCCCACGTTGGCAGTGAAGTACACCCCAGAAACACTGGTCACCCAGTTGCCAGGAAATTCAGCCAGCACTTTCTCCTTTCCATGTTGATAGGACCAGTACCAGGCCTGTCCGCCAATGAGCAGACCCCCGCCTCTCTTTACAAACTGCACAAGGCCATCGGCTTGCGTGGCATCGTAAGCGTCAATGCAGTAGACCCCAAGAGAGTCTCCAGGCCTTGCATCTGGGTGCACCTTGACACGGTTACTGAGGAGCAACTTGGAGAGGGCATCTAAACTTTTGTGGACACCGATCTGCGCCGTTGATGATGGCTTAAGCCACTCTAGGCTATTTCTAATGAATGGCAGGAACTGGGGCATTTTCAGCATGGATTCGTGTGCCGTCACCACCATCCGGCCTGCCCCATACCAGGATGCGGCTATTAGTACTTGCCCGTTGGTACTTACAAGGACAGGGAAAGCTTGGTCTCCTGTGAGAAGTAGCTCACAAGGATTGAACTCCCCAGTGACAGCCAAAGACTCAATACCTTTCACCAAAGATTCATAAGATTTTCTGGACTCCCTCTGGACTGTTTGGAATGCTGGTCTACAGGTGTATCTGAGAGGACAAAAGAGCATGAGCTTTGCACCTGCAatatctgttaagttgtgggtgaacatatcagacgacacggcgattcttcaaacagctcttgtttattcacaggccagaacagaactggactgaagggttcagccagcctgcttatatagagctccactacaacgcaacagtaaccattttctgtaactatccaatcactgaatgtcactttcaaccccttatttgcatatttggacctgagtgaaaactatctgctggcccagggtgagaacttcagtacataacaatatctATCTGTAATTCCCCATGAAACCTTACTAAAAATGTACAATCTTACCAGACTTCAGTCCCTTTGACTCTTCCCTGTactgttgtaccttggaagtaaaactgaatccgttccggaagtctgttcaactgtcAAAGCGTTTGAAaacctaactgcagcttctgattggctgccggaagctgctgcagccaatcggaagccacagaaaccCCATCAGATGTttaggttccaaaagaacattcacatactggaacaatcacttccatgtttgcagcgtttgggagccaaaatgtctgagttccagggcgttcaggatccaaggtgcAACTGTATATACTTGTAAAGCTCTGCTTTATTAATATTCAGGCAGCAGTTAGCTTGAGAAAAAAATCAGTGGGGTAAAATGTAGCTTGCCCAGCCTTTGGTCTTTGGACTATCCCTCCTGTCTCCCTGCTGCCGCCATAACAACTAATGGAGCTATTCCGTCCTATTTCGTGTGTCCTTAATAGATTAGTAAGCCCACTGAGTGACCTGATTGATTCGGACAAAACCAGCATTTAGAATTAGCCAGGAGGCTGAGGATTGTCAGAATGCAAAGGCTTCAAGAAGTCTTGTCGCCATGTATGGTGACTCAGACTTAAGAATAAAATTGGTGCTGAGAAATGCCTCCCTGCCCGACTCGATAGTAAGAAAGTGCCTCTTTTCTCATCGCAGCACGAGTCACCCTTGTAAGAAGGACAAAATGGCGGCTAGACATTCCAGGAGCCATGCGACAAATAGCTTTTCTACCCTATTTTTTAAACACTGGGCAAAACGCCTACTTTTTTTGAAGGGCAGTCACTGCAGAGGGAGCTCAGGTTGAAATAACTTGGGTGATTTCATAATTTATCCCAAGAGAGCATTGGGATGCTCGTCCTTCACTATTTCCCACAAAAACTTTGGAGTGAAACCTGTGTCTCTTAATAAGGGGtgcaaaagcctcaaaaacacccTACTTACAGAGCTGGGATTTCTACTGGTGCTTAGAAGCCAATTTTATTTGGGGCATCGTCCTGAGGATCAGTGCTGTTTCTTTATGCAAAGAGGGGCCGGAACTCGCCATGAATGCCTCcgttgttctcttataatggcaacggagcccacctgagagctgctggaactgagttccggctgggaaaaaaagccctgccgaGGGCTATAACCTGTTTATGTGGTAGgtaggtcacccccccccccatttatactTAGGCTAGATTTATGCTGTAAAAGAATATCTATGCTCTCTATATGCATTCTatcctctcacacacaaaatgggTGTGTATGTTGTCATTATTTTGGCATTGCTTAAGGGCCCAGAATGCATCTGACAACTAGGATAGGTTTTCGCTTTTCTGATTATTTGGGGCAGGCAGATTCATTATGGTTTTCTTCCTCTCCATATacacaaacggggggggggggatttccccaTAATGAATCTTGCTGGGTCTATCTGTTGGTCATCCCAAATTGGGACATGCTATCAGGAACAGAATACAAACAAATTTTCACTCAAACCTCGTTTGTCGAACGTAAtcagttctggaagactgttcgacttccgaaacgtttgacaactgaAAGtagaagcctcaatacaatagggaaactcaaaacggaagccgtGTAGCATGTTTGGCTTttgaaaatcgttcgaaaaccggagcagttacttccgagttttttgcgttcgggagccgaaatgttcgaaaatggagccattcgagaaccaaagtTTGGCTGTAGCATTGTTTCTTTTTCCAAGAAGAATAAATGGAGATAAAGAGGTATACTTACTCAGGGCTTGGGGGAACCTCTGGTATATCCTGCTGCACAGGAAAGACCCCATTGTCTCCCACATCAGCGGTAAAGTACACTCCAGCCATGCCAGTCACCCGATTGCCAGGAAATTCAGCCAGCACCTTCTCTCTTCCAtgttgataggaccaatgccagGCCTGCCCTCCAATGAGTAGACCCCCGCCTCTCTCTACAAACTGAGCAAGGCTGCCAGCTTGTGTGTCGTCATAGGCATTGATACAGTAGACCCCAAAGGAGTCTCCAAGCCGGGCGTTCGGATGCACCTGAACAGAATTCTTGAGGAGCAGATCAGAGAGAGTGGCCATGTTCTGGTGGACACCCACTTTTGCTGTTGGGGACGGCTTGAGCCACTCCAGGCTA
This region includes:
- the LOC114605815 gene encoding TRPM8 channel-associated factor homolog: MSQMHSRNSYSSLVKGIQYFDVTGGFNPCKLLLTGDQAFPVLVSTKGNVLIAASWYGAGRMVVTAHEAMLQMPQFLPFIRNSLEWLKPSPTAKVGVHQNMATLSDLLLKNSVQVHPNARLGDSFGVYCINAYDDTQAGSLAQFVERGGGLLIGGQAWHWSYQHGREKVLAEFPGNRVTGMAGVYFTADVGDNGVFPVQQDIPEVPPSPEYTCRPAFQTVQRESRKSYESLVKGIESLAVTGEFNPCELLLTGDQAFPVLVSTNGQVLIAASWYGAGRMVVTAHESMLKMPQFLPFIRNSLEWLKPSSTAQIGVHKSLDALSKLLLSNRVKVHPDARPGDSLGVYCIDAYDATQADGLVQFVKRGGGLLIGGQAWYWSYQHGKEKVLAEFPGNWVTSVSGVYFTANVGENGIFPVQEKMPKVPLITQHGLDIEGDLKTLLNGVTTFCFKVMIPSELLIHGNLAFPVGITDSFQCFAGAAYYGRGRVVVFSHEGMLNRASMKTFLLNAINWVTAGKGGKVGVGDQLKELYSMLNQGGIPCELTDLKPGLSVYCCNAYSDKEKERIHKFVSEGGGLLIGGQAWYWTYQNPTACAIAQYPGNKILKKFGIGITGECINLPGESYPARQASAVASSYHFRKALFQFKEHIRSKQALQPPYSSWLKKLGKDCATFLSIPATDSPSLSSVHEDMLQLIKLEFFQPEFTRTQRIMEASMLSSSTSSSRKIALLCGISGVRASNPIKSNSDEAILIQMAFLLYNNLPHFQDLVPHLIQNLPSYPTAPPQVIQINGINEGDEAWRSTGLYVPPAKTVSLLFPPNAISAQLQVQIGCHSDDLSNAENLLRPPVVIRRFEVTSERMEVSSLWGGLLYIVLPKRSSVGNISVTVKGASLAPYFKHGETSLSAWKDTIRYYPAPWAELETENIILTVASEDVRGMDNPGVLLNTWAQMMRAVAKLAAIPPLFPRPERIVEDVKISAGWMHSGYPIMANVAASEEVTDVQRMYTKGTWGPIHELGHNQQKGGWEFPPHTTEATCNLWSVYVNETVLNIPREIAHPELKPDSRKRRVKDYIQGGAQLKDFTVWTALEPYLQLQEAFGWEPYIHIFVEYQAMTHIPTDNSAKMNLWTRHFSQEVSKNLGPFFKAWGWPIEENLTQELARCFPPWTEDPMKKYESS